The following coding sequences are from one Neovison vison isolate M4711 chromosome X, ASM_NN_V1, whole genome shotgun sequence window:
- the ARL13A gene encoding ADP-ribosylation factor-like protein 13A, whose translation MFRLLTSCWSRLKTTEETRRNVTIIIIGLDNSGKTVLVEAFQRLLPSRMDNCMKPELITLLLDEYQVSIYDLNGDMKGREVWPNYYAQAHGLVFVLDSSDLGRMQEVKIILTHLLADKRVAGKPLLLLANKQDKKDALLPCDIIEYLLLERLVNENKSLCRVEPCSAIKNLQRRNHQPILEGLRWLLAAIGDKYDELCTRQQALTLSIPTSKGTRGSGERCSSDSFATRMGMSKEKRHHLGQHSVEVRPLKPILQVSGSLNITAPGTNP comes from the exons ATGTTCCGGCTGCTGACCTCTTGCTGGTCTCGGCTAAAGACAACTGAAGAGACACGAAG gAATGTGACCATCATTATCATTGGATTGGACAACTCAGGCAAAACTGTTCTTGTGGAGGCTTTCCAAAGAT TACTTCCCAGTAGAATGGACAATTGTATGAAACCTGAACTGATTACACTCTTGCTGGATGAGTATCAAGTTTCCATCTATGACCTGAATGGAGACATGAAGGGCCGAGAAGTCTGGCCTAACTACTATGCACAGGCACATGGACTTGTTTTTGTCCTGGATTCCAGTGACTTAGGCCGCATGCAAGAAGTGAAGATCATCTTGACACATCTGCTGGCTGATAAAAGAGTGGCAGGGAAACCTCTCCTACT CCtggcaaacaaacaagacaagaAGGATGCCCTCCTACCTTGTGATATTATTGAATATCTACTCCTAGAAAGGCTAGTGAATGAGAACAAGTCCCTGTGCCGAGTG GAACCCTgttcagccatcaaaaacctaCAAAGAAGGAACCATCAGCCCATACTTGAAGGGCTGCGCTGGCTATTAGCTGCCATTGGGGATAAGTATGATGAGCTGTGTACTCGTCAACAGGCACTCACCTTGAGCATCCCAACCTCCAAGGGCACCAGAGGCTCTGGGGAAAGATGCTCATCAGACAG cTTTGCTACCAGGATGGGAATGtccaaagaaaaaagacatcATCTAGGACAACACTCAGTGGAAGTTAGGCCCCTAAAGCCAATCCTACAGGTAAGTGGCTCTTTAAATATTACTGCCCCAGGGACCAATCCCTGA